The Vibrio gallaecicus genome contains a region encoding:
- a CDS encoding chemotaxis protein CheW: protein MNQASSEQEAMEDAHSISACLLVDIGGEVFGISVGSVKEVIEFESITTVPMCSGKDGNGIVSGVINVRGSVVPVIDAGKRLGLQHEKAYDKYSCIVLYESYDEASNVVVTVGILVNRVKAIEGLAQEALTDAPYFGVHIPAHFVSTMARIEDQVFIILDMPVLLNLSSINQDILSNQKQLFNQLLS, encoded by the coding sequence GTGAATCAAGCCAGTTCGGAACAAGAGGCAATGGAAGATGCCCATTCAATAAGTGCCTGCTTATTAGTAGATATTGGTGGTGAAGTCTTTGGTATTTCAGTCGGTAGTGTCAAAGAAGTGATTGAATTCGAATCGATCACTACAGTACCAATGTGCTCTGGCAAAGATGGAAACGGCATTGTGAGTGGTGTCATTAACGTAAGAGGCAGCGTAGTACCTGTTATTGATGCTGGAAAGCGTTTAGGGCTACAGCATGAGAAAGCTTACGATAAATATAGCTGCATTGTCTTGTACGAAAGTTACGATGAAGCCAGTAATGTGGTGGTGACTGTAGGTATTTTAGTTAATCGAGTAAAAGCAATTGAAGGTTTAGCACAAGAGGCCTTAACCGATGCTCCCTATTTTGGTGTGCATATTCCTGCTCACTTTGTCTCAACAATGGCGCGTATAGAAGATCAGGTATTTATCATTTTAGATATGCCCGTTTTACTGAATTTATCTTCAATTAACCAAGACATCTTGTCGAATCAGAAGCAACTCTTTAACCAACTTTTGAGTTGA
- a CDS encoding chemotaxis protein CheW, with amino-acid sequence MRLSGLRVEPTDKSTVVESEKYLEFKVDGKLFAYNINKVAEIMEFPEIESIPLSPGFLLGAINLRGDVIPIIDLAICLNRVSTPVTAKTCVVISDVDYQGTVYKVGNKVDIVTRVMDIETVQIDKAPDLAGQLEHRVLVGVAKLDNRLLSILNVDSLMTHAQLDWLKESQFCDEQNLAQL; translated from the coding sequence ATGAGATTGAGTGGCTTAAGAGTAGAACCGACAGATAAGAGCACGGTTGTTGAAAGCGAGAAATACTTAGAGTTTAAAGTGGATGGAAAACTATTCGCTTATAACATTAATAAGGTCGCTGAAATTATGGAGTTTCCGGAAATTGAATCTATCCCTCTGTCTCCAGGTTTTCTCTTAGGAGCGATAAATCTAAGAGGCGATGTCATTCCAATAATCGACTTAGCGATTTGCTTGAATCGGGTCTCAACCCCAGTGACTGCGAAAACGTGTGTGGTTATTTCAGATGTGGATTATCAAGGTACCGTCTATAAAGTAGGGAATAAAGTCGATATCGTCACTCGTGTTATGGATATTGAAACAGTCCAAATAGATAAAGCGCCCGATCTCGCGGGTCAATTGGAACATCGAGTACTGGTTGGAGTTGCTAAGTTAGATAACCGACTATTATCAATCCTTAATGTCGATTCATTAATGACTCATGCTCAGCTGGATTGGTTAAAGGAATCTCAGTTCTGCGATGAACAAAATTTGGCACAGTTATAG
- a CDS encoding CheR family methyltransferase encodes MTELSDSGFKHIQRLFENHTGIQLADHKKMAVANRLFGRLNHFNFDDFGDYLSLLDQTSHQRELQIFIDKLTTHETYFFREKDQFDWLEEHLSQYKNQEPSHTISIWSAACSSGEEVYSLAMILHANLGGDGWNVFGNDISEVAIQTAQVANYPIKKAQRIPKPYRNAYCLKGVGEFEGKFTLCEEIKRRCMFTSHNLLQFDQETSIKFDIIFLRNVLIYFTPMKQKEIVDKVIDRLSFGGHLFLGHSENIVRDHSELEQVERCIYKKVSL; translated from the coding sequence ATGACTGAACTGAGTGATTCTGGCTTCAAGCATATTCAACGCTTATTTGAAAACCACACAGGTATTCAATTAGCGGACCATAAAAAAATGGCAGTTGCGAACCGGTTATTTGGTAGATTAAATCACTTTAATTTTGACGATTTTGGTGATTACCTGAGTTTGTTAGATCAAACATCACACCAGCGAGAACTTCAAATTTTCATCGATAAACTCACAACGCATGAAACCTATTTTTTTAGAGAAAAAGACCAATTTGATTGGTTAGAAGAACACCTTTCCCAATATAAAAATCAAGAACCATCCCATACCATATCGATTTGGAGCGCAGCATGCTCAAGCGGAGAGGAAGTCTACAGTCTAGCGATGATACTCCATGCAAACCTAGGAGGTGACGGTTGGAATGTGTTTGGAAATGATATTTCAGAAGTGGCGATTCAAACCGCTCAGGTTGCTAACTACCCCATTAAAAAAGCGCAACGAATTCCTAAACCTTATCGAAATGCTTACTGTTTAAAGGGGGTGGGTGAATTCGAAGGGAAATTTACCCTGTGCGAAGAGATCAAGCGGCGTTGTATGTTCACCTCTCACAACTTACTTCAATTCGACCAAGAAACATCGATTAAATTTGACATTATCTTTCTACGGAATGTGCTCATCTATTTCACACCGATGAAACAAAAAGAAATCGTGGATAAGGTGATCGATAGGCTCAGTTTCGGCGGGCATTTATTTTTAGGGCACAGTGAAAATATTGTTCGTGACCATAGCGAACTTGAGCAGGTTGAACGCTGTATTTATAAGAAGGTTTCTCTATGA
- a CDS encoding methyl-accepting chemotaxis protein, with product MLNKLSIKNKIILAMLTMGALFLIIAISVQVKNRAIEGYAISVGSYDIPEAILSLAMLDELGDMNSNVLEFITGEAEEKEDFRANHTELITFFEELKQLQTVDAVSMRQLEELSERYFTDAQSLVFNVFDPTREQQAADKYDYLIEEFAIPLERLLDTLKEEEVADAGSSGSFEEVVKDDLQGVRYYLELIDEQGDMMSALNAYMRGETGAVNQFEREARNFADFLKEIKPLERRPEEIQSLAEVERMYEELYSGGRDIFATYNPRDKINAAIEIDKLEHEVFNKLEDILESINNNASDQSNQSLDELITAARDSISLVWGLLVAAVLLAIATALFLIRGIVMPIKALAEAAEDLRSGEGDLTRRIPDFGQDEIGETAKSFNGFIERLQNILLDIQASVEAIAHSTNEVSTTSKMLSSTSNQLATSVEETSASLDQMSSSISMNTDNSKVTNGIATQSSAEAHDGGQAVNDTVNAMTEIAQKIGIIEDIAYKTNLLALNAAIEAARAGEHGKGFAVVADEVRKLAERSQVAAQEISTLADNSVKVAQHAGDMLNRMVPNIQKTADLVQEITAASTEQSTSVAEINRTVSQLDDIAQQNASASEELASTAIMVQEQTGEIRKTVNFFKLKKADPYSQSRHNQSGPLNYSHTRNDIIQPAEKKNMKHVDGFIPFDD from the coding sequence ATGCTAAATAAATTATCCATCAAGAATAAAATAATTCTCGCCATGCTTACCATGGGGGCGTTATTTCTCATTATTGCGATTTCGGTTCAAGTGAAGAACCGAGCTATTGAAGGCTATGCAATAAGCGTTGGGAGCTACGACATTCCTGAGGCGATCTTATCTTTGGCAATGCTTGATGAGTTGGGAGATATGAACTCAAATGTATTGGAGTTCATCACCGGTGAAGCAGAAGAAAAAGAAGATTTTAGAGCAAATCACACCGAACTCATTACTTTTTTTGAAGAGCTTAAACAGCTTCAAACCGTTGATGCTGTCTCTATGAGACAACTCGAAGAGCTTTCAGAGCGGTATTTTACAGATGCACAGTCGCTGGTCTTCAATGTGTTTGACCCCACTAGAGAGCAGCAAGCCGCAGATAAATATGACTACCTGATAGAAGAGTTTGCGATTCCGTTGGAGCGCCTACTCGATACATTAAAAGAAGAGGAAGTGGCTGATGCTGGTAGCTCAGGCAGTTTTGAGGAAGTCGTGAAAGATGATCTGCAAGGGGTTAGGTATTACCTTGAGTTAATCGATGAGCAAGGTGACATGATGTCGGCGTTAAATGCCTACATGAGAGGAGAGACGGGGGCCGTTAATCAATTTGAGCGGGAAGCGAGAAACTTTGCAGATTTCCTCAAAGAAATTAAACCGTTGGAGCGCCGCCCAGAAGAAATTCAGAGCCTCGCTGAAGTAGAAAGAATGTATGAAGAGTTGTATAGCGGAGGCCGGGATATCTTTGCGACATATAATCCAAGAGACAAAATTAATGCCGCAATTGAAATCGATAAATTGGAGCATGAAGTCTTCAATAAATTGGAAGATATTTTAGAGAGCATCAACAACAATGCGAGTGACCAAAGTAACCAATCCTTAGATGAACTTATTACTGCGGCTCGTGACAGTATTTCTTTGGTGTGGGGGCTGTTAGTAGCCGCAGTATTGCTGGCAATTGCAACTGCTTTGTTTTTGATTAGAGGCATTGTTATGCCAATTAAAGCCTTAGCAGAAGCGGCAGAAGATTTACGTTCTGGGGAGGGGGATTTAACAAGACGAATTCCTGATTTTGGACAAGATGAAATTGGTGAAACAGCAAAAAGCTTTAATGGGTTTATTGAGCGTTTACAAAATATTTTGCTAGATATTCAAGCATCAGTTGAAGCCATTGCTCACAGTACTAATGAGGTGAGTACCACTTCTAAAATGTTGAGCTCTACCTCCAACCAACTGGCCACCAGTGTGGAAGAAACCAGTGCTTCTCTTGATCAAATGAGCTCTTCAATATCAATGAATACGGATAATTCCAAAGTAACGAATGGTATTGCAACTCAGTCGAGCGCAGAAGCTCATGACGGCGGACAAGCAGTAAATGATACGGTCAATGCAATGACGGAAATTGCGCAAAAGATTGGAATTATTGAAGATATTGCCTACAAAACTAATCTATTAGCACTGAATGCAGCTATAGAAGCGGCACGGGCTGGTGAACACGGTAAAGGCTTTGCCGTCGTGGCAGATGAAGTTAGAAAACTTGCAGAAAGAAGCCAAGTTGCAGCCCAGGAAATCAGTACATTAGCGGACAACAGTGTGAAAGTGGCACAACATGCTGGAGACATGTTGAATCGAATGGTACCGAACATTCAAAAAACTGCAGACTTAGTTCAAGAAATTACAGCCGCATCTACAGAGCAAAGTACAAGTGTTGCTGAAATCAACCGAACAGTTTCTCAGCTTGACGATATTGCTCAACAAAATGCGTCGGCGTCTGAAGAATTGGCATCAACTGCCATCATGGTACAAGAGCAAACTGGTGAAATTCGTAAGACGGTTAATTTCTTCAAGCTTAAAAAAGCCGACCCGTATTCCCAAAGTCGACATAATCAATCTGGACCTCTTAATTACAGTCATACGCGGAACGATATTATTCAGCCAGCAGAGAAGAAAAACATGAAACATGTCGATGGTTTTATCCCATTTGATGATTAA
- a CDS encoding protein-glutamate methylesterase/protein-glutamine glutaminase, with product MTINVFIVDDSAVIRQVLGEVVDADPDLKLIGVAPDPVLAIRKMNKHMPDVILLDIEMPKMDGITFLKKVMTEHPIPVVILSALTESNPDLCLEALSSGAVEVVNKPSSNLSHYLQSSEIKGLLSGIKRAAKMKVRPVRYLGEASFRKRYSADVIIEQERHHQSVKTDEVIVVGASTGGTDAIEKLLMGMPPGSPPIVIVQHMPGKFTNAFAQRLNTVLQHRVVEAENRQKLVAGSVYIAPGDVHTMISRVEQTYFIELKDGPLVSRHKPSVDVLFRSAAQHVGENCIGVIMTGMGDDGAQGMVELKRVGAYTLAQSEDSCLVFGMPKEAIAKGGVDKVCSLQNLPYHIQKTMVGNA from the coding sequence ATGACGATTAATGTTTTTATTGTTGATGATTCAGCCGTAATAAGGCAGGTATTAGGTGAAGTGGTGGATGCTGACCCTGACCTTAAATTAATAGGGGTAGCGCCAGATCCTGTTCTTGCTATTCGAAAAATGAATAAGCATATGCCAGATGTCATTTTACTTGATATCGAAATGCCAAAAATGGATGGCATAACTTTTCTTAAAAAGGTAATGACTGAGCACCCAATTCCCGTTGTTATTCTATCTGCTCTTACTGAATCTAACCCTGACTTGTGTTTAGAAGCGTTATCTTCAGGGGCGGTAGAGGTTGTGAATAAACCCTCGAGCAATTTGAGTCATTACCTTCAGTCTTCTGAAATTAAAGGGCTTTTAAGTGGAATTAAACGGGCCGCAAAAATGAAGGTTCGCCCTGTTAGATACCTTGGGGAGGCGAGTTTCAGAAAACGTTATTCAGCAGATGTGATTATTGAACAGGAGCGTCATCATCAATCGGTCAAAACTGATGAAGTGATCGTTGTTGGAGCTTCAACTGGCGGTACAGATGCGATAGAAAAGCTCCTCATGGGTATGCCACCAGGAAGCCCGCCAATAGTGATAGTGCAGCACATGCCAGGAAAGTTTACGAATGCTTTTGCTCAACGGTTAAACACAGTGCTACAGCATCGAGTTGTAGAAGCTGAAAACCGTCAGAAGCTGGTGGCAGGATCGGTCTATATTGCACCTGGTGACGTACATACTATGATTAGTAGAGTAGAACAAACCTACTTTATTGAACTTAAGGATGGTCCTCTTGTAAGCCGTCACAAGCCTTCAGTTGATGTTCTGTTTCGTTCAGCTGCACAACATGTTGGTGAAAATTGTATTGGGGTCATTATGACAGGAATGGGGGATGACGGAGCTCAGGGAATGGTGGAGTTAAAAAGAGTAGGGGCTTACACGCTAGCTCAGAGTGAAGACAGTTGTTTGGTATTTGGGATGCCAAAAGAAGCGATTGCTAAAGGGGGCGTTGATAAAGTCTGTTCACTGCAGAACTTGCCTTACCATATTCAAAAAACGATGGTGGGCAATGCATGA